In Telopea speciosissima isolate NSW1024214 ecotype Mountain lineage chromosome 10, Tspe_v1, whole genome shotgun sequence, the DNA window tgagatcttaaagggtattttagaaaataccaaaacctaggagggtatttatgaaacccaaaagggaagtgaattattccatttccttggctgccaacaTTCCtactacaagtgtagcagcaaaaatttcatcccatgGATGGTGAGATCCATGGGGATAGAGAATCCAGACTCCTCTGGAAGGGGggaaatgtacgcagccttaaccctgCGCAAGAGAAGCTGTTTGCAAGTTTTGAACCGGAAACCAACAGGCTGCAATAGCGACTATATATTTAATAGCATGTGTGATGGAAGAccaaaattaaagggaagaaaaacataaaatttaCCTGTGTGATGAACATCTGAACACAAGCTTCAAGAAGCAATACCCTCCTTCCAACTTTATCAACAAGAGAAACAGAGACCAATGTACTAATCACATTCACAAGACCAGTAATGACTGATGATAATAAGGCAGCATCATTCCCAAACCCAACTGTTTGAAAGAGGACTGGTGCATAGAACATTATAGCATTAATCCCTGTGAATTGTTGAAAGACTTGCAATAAGATTGCTATGATAAGTGGTGGCATGCTTGATCTCTTCATGAGTTTCATGAAGGGATGCTTCACTTGTTCAGCCACCTCACTTGCCCTTACAATTTGCTCAAACTCAGGCTCAACATCTTCCACACCCCTAATCTTCTTAAGTATAGCTTTCCCTTTCTCATACTTCTTTCTCTCAATTAAGCTTGTGGGAGTTTCTGTAATATAGAAGGAACCTAAGAATAGAACCAAAGCTGGTGCAGCAGCAATAGCTAAGGATAACCTCCAACCCCATGGATGCTTCTTTGATGCAAAGTAGTTAACTAAGTTTGCTATCAATATCCCAATTGTTACAAAGAGCTGGAATAGAATGTTCACAGCACCTCTATGTTGAGGTGGGGCTACTTCAGACAAGAATAGGGGAACTGCCTGCAAGTGATAggtttacccaaaaataaaattaaaaatcatgTGTTAGATAGAataaaaattatctcctccagttccctgcctgcccagttccccagtgcctctaataaggggcgAGGGGACCCCACCCGTGTAGAGTATTGCgtcccccttgttagaggcactGGAAAACTGGGCCAAGCAGGGAACTGAAAGGGATTAACATAGTAGATGTTTGAAACTTAAAGTAGAGTagataaggctgtgtttggtatgcattctggaACCAAATGGATTCTGGGTCTAGAATGCACTCGCTGCGTTTGGTTTAAGGCAGGGTTTGGTTTgtattcttgaaatgcattctaagtcaatttcgcattcttgaATGATACAAATAGTTGTTATTATTgcccgagaatgcaaaatcaatgTAGAATGCATACCAAGCACAGCCTTAagcattctaggtcgataatgcattccaagaaatcataccaaaggcAGAAAACATTGAGGTTGAGAATATGAgatgacaaataaataaataatgggtcgGATGTCTAAGATCATGGGTGGAAGAAGATGGTAGTGTTTGGTATGATAACTTGGAAAACCTactaaaatgcattccaagaatgcatatcgAATGTAACCTAAAATAACctgattcttctctatttttctcatTTCAGAATATGTTGAAGAAACTTTGAGTAATTCTGGGATAGAATGTACCTCATTACCAAAACCAACACCAAAGCCAAAAAGAATTCTACCAAAGATCAACATAATTTGGTTGATACCTCCGGCCGTCAAGCCGGCTCCTGCAATGAACAACAGCGAAGCCCATCGAATTGTCCACTTCCGGCCGGCAATGGTGCACACCCTTGATGCAGCGAAGCTAGCAATGAGAGCAGCAAGATACAAGGAAGA includes these proteins:
- the LOC122641681 gene encoding sugar transport protein 8-like translates to MENGNLPPATFKSKFTFYMGVCWIIAAFGGLMFGYDIGISGGVTAMDDFLKEFFPDVYERKLHAKEDNYCKYDNQLLQLFTSSLYLAALIASFAASRVCTIAGRKWTIRWASLLFIAGAGLTAGGINQIMLIFGRILFGFGVGFGNEAVPLFLSEVAPPQHRGAVNILFQLFVTIGILIANLVNYFASKKHPWGWRLSLAIAAAPALVLFLGSFYITETPTSLIERKKYEKGKAILKKIRGVEDVEPEFEQIVRASEVAEQVKHPFMKLMKRSSMPPLIIAILLQVFQQFTGINAIMFYAPVLFQTVGFGNDAALLSSVITGLVNVISTLVSVSLVDKVGRRVLLLEACVQMFITQSIIGGILQVHLKSYSNTLGHGQAILVVVLVCVYVMGFAWSWGPLGWLIPSETFPMETRTAGFAFAVSSNMLFTFLIAQAFLSLLCHLKAFIFFFFAGWIVVMGLFAFFLIPETKNVPIDLMVERVWKQHKFWKKFMDENDENEMKARR